CCTGGCCTTTCACCAGGACACTCGAGCGACCCTGGCCTCCTTCCCGGAGGCCGATCTTGCCGACGCCGCGGGAGGTGGCTCCACTCTTGTTCTTGAGCTTGTAGCCCTTGCTCTTGGTGCGCCAGCAGTCCTTGCCGTTGCACTGGCCACCGCTTGCGAAGTTCATCGCGGTGATTGGTTGGGCCAAGGCCGAGCCGTCGTAGAGACACACGCTCACGTACCGTCCGAACGACGCGGGATCGAGGAAGTCGGCCGTGGACGTCGCGTCGCCTTTGCGGAGCTTCCAGGACAGGGAGGGCTTCTTCTTGTCAGCGAGGGTGAGGTTTGCGGCGAGGGGTGCGCTCGAACGGCAGCCCACGTCCGGGGTGGGCGCGCAGAGCACACCGGCCGGATCGGGATCGGTAACCTTGTAGAACTGCTTCCCGGCGGCCACGTAGAGTGTGCCGGGAGCGCCGACGATCGGCCCCGCGTCGAAGCCGCCCGGGACCAGCATCTGCCACTTGATGTCACTCCCGCCCGACCCGTCCCCGTCGCCTTCGAACGCGAACAGGGTCTCGGCGAACGCGACGTAGACAGTGCCATCGGCACCGATCGCGGCTTGGTTGTTGATGTACTGGCTGTTGTCGGTGTGCTCGTGACTCCAGAGAACGCTGCCGTCGGCCGGATCGAGCGCATAGAAGTGACTGGAGCCCGTCTTCGAAGCTCCGATGTACAGCGTCCCGTCGGCCGCGAGAGCGGGTGCTGATTTCATCTCTTCCTTGCTCGCGTCGGCGAGGGGGAAGGGGGGCAGGAACGGCGCCGGCCAGAGCTCCGCTCCGGTGGCCGTGTCGAGGGCCCACACGCCGTCCTTGGACACGAAGTAGACGGCCGAGCCGTCTGCCGAAACGACCGGGCTGAAGTTGGGCGTCCGACTCCCGAAGCCCGAAGAGGCGATCGTGCGGCGCCACAGCTCATCGCCGTCTGCCGTATCGATCGCAATCGCCTCCGTCTTGATCGACACGAACACGATGGACTCGTCTGGGGTCAACGCCGGCGCAATGTTCTTGAGGCTCCCGCCCAGAACGACCTTCCCATCCTGGACGTTCGGGCCGTCGGGCCATTTCGGCAGACAGTCGGGTGTCATGGCGTAGAACCAACCCGCGCCCAACGCCTCGGAACCCATGTACACTGTCCCGTCCGACGCGATGGTCGGAGACGTCGTGACGTCTCCGTCGTGTGGGACGTGGAAGGTGCAGTGGATCTCTCCGGCGACGTCGCCTGGTCCGGCGCCGGTTTCGGTGGCCCACAAGTTGTTGTCGCGTGTTCCCTGATACACGCGGCCGTCGTCGGAGACCGCAGGCTGTGAGCGATCGGCGAGCCCGACTTTCGCCTGCCCGGCCACCGGCGCCACGTTCGGGGACCAGAGCTCGAGGCCCGTGTCGGGATCGAGTGCGGTCAAGGGCCGTTTTCCGTTCGGCACGTATACGATTCCGTCGGCGTCGACGACGCCGGTGGCTAGAAACCGCGAATCGCCGTTGAACTCCCAGATGAGGTGCGGAACCGGGCCCTGCGGACCGTTGACCGTCGCCCGGCCGGAATTCTGTGCGTCGTGTTGGAACATGGGCCACGCTCCAACGTCCGGTCCGGCGTGTACGGGTTGGACCGAAGCGGCGAGCGCCATCCAGACCGTCAGCACAACGGC
This region of Candidatus Binatia bacterium genomic DNA includes:
- a CDS encoding PQQ-binding-like beta-propeller repeat protein, whose translation is MRNMILGIAVVLTVWMALAASVQPVHAGPDVGAWPMFQHDAQNSGRATVNGPQGPVPHLIWEFNGDSRFLATGVVDADGIVYVPNGKRPLTALDPDTGLELWSPNVAPVAGQAKVGLADRSQPAVSDDGRVYQGTRDNNLWATETGAGPGDVAGEIHCTFHVPHDGDVTTSPTIASDGTVYMGSEALGAGWFYAMTPDCLPKWPDGPNVQDGKVVLGGSLKNIAPALTPDESIVFVSIKTEAIAIDTADGDELWRRTIASSGFGSRTPNFSPVVSADGSAVYFVSKDGVWALDTATGAELWPAPFLPPFPLADASKEEMKSAPALAADGTLYIGASKTGSSHFYALDPADGSVLWSHEHTDNSQYINNQAAIGADGTVYVAFAETLFAFEGDGDGSGGSDIKWQMLVPGGFDAGPIVGAPGTLYVAAGKQFYKVTDPDPAGVLCAPTPDVGCRSSAPLAANLTLADKKKPSLSWKLRKGDATSTADFLDPASFGRYVSVCLYDGSALAQPITAMNFASGGQCNGKDCWRTKSKGYKLKNKSGATSRGVGKIGLREGGQGRSSVLVKGQGDFLNLPSLPLTPPVTVQLIIDDGASRNCWQSSLPFVLENDATRFKAVGP